A DNA window from Anas acuta chromosome 4, bAnaAcu1.1, whole genome shotgun sequence contains the following coding sequences:
- the HELT gene encoding hairy and enhancer of split-related protein HELT isoform X1 produces the protein MASKLKERRRTPVSHKVIEKRRRDRINRCLTELGRTVPMALAKQSSGKLEKAEILEMTVQYLRALHSADFPRGREKAELLAEFANYFHYGYHECMKNLVHYLTTVERMETKDTKYARILAFLQSQARFVAEPLLASLGSPPEPELPFQLHPAPERPAGLGPADPPLPAPHGPGGPFPWPGAPRSPPLPFHPLPAAASPLGGPGQQRGAFLSPVPGLERRYLNLLGHSHPNAFGLPPGQPPAVL, from the exons ATGGCCTCCAAGCTCAAGGAGCGGCGG AGGACGCCGGTGTCCCACAAAGTGATCGAGAAGCGGCGGAGGGACCGCATCAACCGCTGCCTCACCGAGCTGGGCAGGACGGTGCCCATGGCCCTGGCCAAGCAG AGCTCGGGGAAGCTGGAGAAGGCGGAGATCCTGGAGATGACGGTGCAGTACCTGCGGGCCCTGCACTCGGCCGACTTCCCCCGCGGCCGGGAGAAGG cagagctgctggccgAGTTCGCCAACTACTTCCACTACGGCTACCACGAGTGCATGAAGAACCTGGTGCACTACCTGACCACGGTGGAGAGGATGGAGACCAAGGACACCAAGTACGCCCGCATCCTCGCCTTCCTCCAGTCCCAGGCGCGCTTCGTGGCCGAGCCCCTGCTGGCCTCGCTGGGCTCCCCCCCGGAGCCGGAGCTCCCCTTCCAGCTGCACCCCGCTCCCGAGCGCCCCGCGGGGCTGGGCCCCGCCGAccccccgctgccggccccccACGGCCCGGGGGGGCCCTTCCCGTGGCCCGgcgccccccgcagccccccgctgcCCTTCCacccgctccccgccgccgcctcccccctgGGCGGCCCCGGGCAGCAGCGCGGCGCCTTCCTCTCCCCCGTGCCGGGGCTGGAGCGCCGCTACCTCAACCTGCTCGGCCATTCCCACCCCAACGCCTTCGGGCTGCCCCCCGGCCAGCCCCCCGCCGTGCTATAG
- the HELT gene encoding hairy and enhancer of split-related protein HELT isoform X2, producing MASKLKERRRTPVSHKVIEKRRRDRINRCLTELGRTVPMALAKQSSGKLEKAEILEMTVQYLRALHSADFPRGREKELLAEFANYFHYGYHECMKNLVHYLTTVERMETKDTKYARILAFLQSQARFVAEPLLASLGSPPEPELPFQLHPAPERPAGLGPADPPLPAPHGPGGPFPWPGAPRSPPLPFHPLPAAASPLGGPGQQRGAFLSPVPGLERRYLNLLGHSHPNAFGLPPGQPPAVL from the exons ATGGCCTCCAAGCTCAAGGAGCGGCGG AGGACGCCGGTGTCCCACAAAGTGATCGAGAAGCGGCGGAGGGACCGCATCAACCGCTGCCTCACCGAGCTGGGCAGGACGGTGCCCATGGCCCTGGCCAAGCAG AGCTCGGGGAAGCTGGAGAAGGCGGAGATCCTGGAGATGACGGTGCAGTACCTGCGGGCCCTGCACTCGGCCGACTTCCCCCGCGGCCGGGAGAAGG agctgctggccgAGTTCGCCAACTACTTCCACTACGGCTACCACGAGTGCATGAAGAACCTGGTGCACTACCTGACCACGGTGGAGAGGATGGAGACCAAGGACACCAAGTACGCCCGCATCCTCGCCTTCCTCCAGTCCCAGGCGCGCTTCGTGGCCGAGCCCCTGCTGGCCTCGCTGGGCTCCCCCCCGGAGCCGGAGCTCCCCTTCCAGCTGCACCCCGCTCCCGAGCGCCCCGCGGGGCTGGGCCCCGCCGAccccccgctgccggccccccACGGCCCGGGGGGGCCCTTCCCGTGGCCCGgcgccccccgcagccccccgctgcCCTTCCacccgctccccgccgccgcctcccccctgGGCGGCCCCGGGCAGCAGCGCGGCGCCTTCCTCTCCCCCGTGCCGGGGCTGGAGCGCCGCTACCTCAACCTGCTCGGCCATTCCCACCCCAACGCCTTCGGGCTGCCCCCCGGCCAGCCCCCCGCCGTGCTATAG